The Leptospira bouyouniensis genome has a segment encoding these proteins:
- a CDS encoding TPM domain-containing protein, translating to MPKKESLVLFCPMRLDLKTSIQYLVTLLLILTVTVTEVQTKEAKVLTTPITDEVGLLNTDQITNLQSIITGIEEKTSAQVFLYIIQSLEGETIESYSLKVAELSKIGQKDKDNGVFVLLSVGDRKVRIEVGYGLEETLTDIMCNRIIKNIMIPEFKKGDLPSGILLGYSAIESVILGAADSNPNLQSDYPEGIGYAISNENTAKNIGIATGVIVAALIGFFLMTDGKTYKRKLWLEILYGSVVFFGLLYFLPDAVFYFFCLGIVALNLYLLYGLWEWFSYPLAILSLLFWIPFLQFSFHAEWIVLFWVIGIIGVILLVIKLSLDDVLKDSFKAFAKKLGFSASELFFHSIAILSLWFSIHSFLNEERFFYILYYQGLILFTIYGLSISFFQKQIKRYAIAFLVWLTVVALVYFHLPIDQNSSMQMDYSNLFNSFQWFFCLVLGYVLAISIQVKSWKTRLIKYGFISLVWTFGFSIEFILGYTESFSISVFFFSYFSLLLLHFFYTIWEESDGGSYSSYSSGSSSSSSSYRSTSSSYSGSSSSSSSSGGGGGSFGGGGSSGSW from the coding sequence TTGCCAAAAAAAGAAAGTTTGGTATTGTTTTGCCCTATGCGATTGGATCTGAAAACTTCAATTCAATATCTTGTTACCTTGCTTTTGATTTTGACTGTCACTGTAACTGAAGTCCAAACAAAGGAAGCAAAAGTTCTTACAACGCCTATTACTGATGAAGTAGGGTTGTTAAATACCGATCAAATCACAAACTTACAATCCATCATCACCGGGATCGAAGAGAAAACGAGTGCACAAGTATTTCTTTACATCATCCAAAGTTTGGAGGGAGAAACGATAGAATCGTATTCTTTAAAAGTAGCGGAATTATCTAAAATTGGTCAAAAGGATAAGGACAATGGAGTGTTCGTTTTATTGTCAGTAGGAGATAGGAAGGTAAGAATCGAAGTCGGATATGGACTTGAAGAAACATTAACAGATATTATGTGTAATCGAATCATTAAAAATATAATGATTCCCGAGTTTAAAAAGGGAGATTTACCGAGTGGAATCCTTCTTGGGTATTCTGCCATCGAATCGGTAATTCTCGGGGCAGCAGATTCCAATCCAAATTTACAATCAGACTATCCAGAGGGAATTGGTTATGCCATCTCCAATGAAAATACAGCGAAAAACATTGGAATTGCAACTGGTGTGATCGTGGCTGCTCTCATTGGATTTTTCCTGATGACAGATGGCAAAACATATAAACGAAAACTTTGGTTAGAAATACTTTATGGATCCGTTGTATTTTTTGGACTTTTGTATTTCCTTCCAGATGCTGTATTTTATTTTTTCTGTTTGGGTATAGTCGCTTTAAATTTATACCTTTTGTATGGGCTTTGGGAATGGTTCTCCTATCCACTTGCCATCTTATCTCTTCTCTTTTGGATCCCGTTTTTGCAATTTAGTTTTCACGCAGAATGGATTGTCCTTTTCTGGGTGATCGGGATCATTGGTGTTATTCTACTTGTCATTAAGCTATCGTTAGATGATGTTTTAAAAGATTCATTCAAAGCCTTTGCGAAAAAATTGGGGTTTAGTGCGAGTGAACTTTTTTTCCACTCGATCGCCATTTTAAGCCTATGGTTTTCCATTCATTCGTTTTTGAACGAGGAACGATTTTTTTACATCTTGTACTACCAAGGGTTGATCCTATTTACGATTTATGGCCTTTCCATTTCATTCTTCCAAAAACAAATAAAACGTTATGCAATCGCGTTTTTAGTTTGGCTCACAGTAGTGGCACTTGTTTATTTTCACCTTCCAATCGATCAAAATTCATCTATGCAGATGGATTACAGTAACCTTTTTAATTCTTTTCAATGGTTTTTCTGTTTGGTGTTAGGTTATGTTTTGGCAATATCCATCCAAGTGAAATCTTGGAAAACGAGGCTAATTAAGTATGGGTTCATCTCTCTTGTTTGGACTTTTGGATTTTCCATAGAATTTATTCTAGGTTATACTGAATCATTTTCGATTTCAGTCTTTTTCTTTTCTTATTTTAGTTTACTCTTACTCCATTTCTTTTATACGATTTGGGAAGAAAGTGATGGTGGATCTTATTCTTCCTATTCTTCGGGTTCAAGTTCTTCCTCTTCCAGCTACAGAAGTACTTCTAGTTCGTATAGCGGAAGTTCTAGTTCGAGTTCTAGCAGCGGAGGTGGAGGAGGGAGTTTTGGTGGGGGTGGAAGTTCTGGAAGTTGGTAG
- a CDS encoding PrsW family glutamic-type intramembrane protease: MKEIGFYDYLIGAATVFPWAVVIWKAYKPKKGWQEVLGIFLALVFGWLSTDLILRLHPILWPETDFSPKKKVSLLTQTAHLAFIQAGITEETFKIFFIMILSFIFGYDRKEKKFSPNVVLFGAFVAMGFSFIENTHYIFREPDEKKLNLFIARTIHSSNIHLLINLCFSFFLLKSNQKLEVSSKKLTIFFGFVLAVLQHGVVDFLLIPGATIGLWVSTAMFVGIWVWVVTDWRVYVVEKKSQSVQNVPMEMPAV; the protein is encoded by the coding sequence ATGAAAGAAATTGGATTTTATGACTATCTGATAGGTGCGGCAACTGTGTTTCCTTGGGCTGTTGTGATTTGGAAAGCATACAAACCAAAAAAAGGATGGCAGGAAGTCTTAGGGATCTTTTTAGCTCTGGTGTTTGGATGGTTGTCTACTGATTTAATATTAAGACTCCATCCAATCCTTTGGCCAGAGACAGACTTTTCTCCAAAAAAAAAGGTGAGCCTTCTGACTCAAACAGCACATCTAGCTTTTATCCAAGCAGGAATCACTGAAGAGACATTTAAAATTTTTTTTATAATGATTCTTTCGTTTATTTTTGGTTATGATCGAAAGGAAAAAAAGTTTTCACCTAATGTAGTGTTATTTGGTGCTTTTGTTGCGATGGGTTTTTCTTTCATTGAGAATACACATTACATTTTCCGCGAACCAGATGAAAAAAAATTAAATCTCTTTATTGCTAGGACCATTCATTCTTCCAATATTCACTTACTCATCAATTTGTGTTTTTCATTTTTTCTTCTGAAAAGTAATCAAAAGTTGGAAGTAAGTTCAAAGAAATTAACTATATTTTTTGGTTTTGTATTGGCAGTTTTACAACATGGCGTTGTTGACTTTTTACTCATCCCGGGTGCTACCATTGGCCTTTGGGTTTCTACCGCAATGTTTGTTGGTATCTGGGTGTGGGTTGTTACGGATTGGAGAGTGTATGTAGTGGAAAAGAAAAGTCAATCAGTTCAAAATGTACCAATGGAAATGCCAGCAGTATGA
- a CDS encoding glycine--tRNA ligase, protein MAQPKEKEEQSLKPIVAVSKRRGFVFPGSEIYGGLSNTFDYGPNGIEVLNNLKRLWWEYFVHRRDDVLGLDSSILLHPRVWEASGHISNFNDPLMDCKKCKTRVRVDKFLEDKEGEGAATGKSLEELTNTIRDKGYACPTCGTVGSFTDARQFNLMFKTSHGASEEGATDIYLRPETAQGIFINFKNVTQIARKKVPFGIAQIGKSFRNEIMARQFIFRTREFEQMEMEFFCEPGTQKEWFKYWVDYCMDWLVNVVGLKKENLRVREHEKEELSFYSDSTSDIEYKYPFGWGELWGVASRTDYDLNQHEKFSSEDLKYHDLDQKKKYLPYVVEPALGLNRLFLAVLCDAYEEEKLEKDDIRTVLRFGKRVSPMKVAIFPLMKKDGLDAKAKEIYSDLRNHWYVDYDESGAIGKRYRRHDEIGTPFCITVDYDTMSDGTVTIRERDSMKQERIPVTELKSYLIQRMV, encoded by the coding sequence ATGGCACAGCCGAAAGAGAAAGAAGAACAGTCGCTCAAACCCATAGTCGCAGTCTCCAAACGAAGAGGCTTTGTTTTCCCAGGGTCCGAAATTTACGGAGGCCTCTCCAATACATTTGACTATGGTCCGAACGGAATTGAAGTTTTGAACAATTTAAAACGACTTTGGTGGGAATACTTTGTCCACCGACGGGATGATGTTTTAGGACTTGATTCTTCCATTCTCCTCCACCCACGAGTTTGGGAAGCTTCTGGGCACATCTCCAATTTCAACGACCCACTTATGGATTGTAAAAAATGTAAAACTCGTGTACGAGTGGATAAGTTTTTAGAAGACAAAGAAGGCGAAGGGGCAGCCACAGGGAAAAGTCTAGAAGAGTTAACAAACACCATCCGAGACAAAGGGTATGCTTGCCCTACTTGTGGAACCGTAGGGAGTTTTACCGACGCCCGCCAATTCAATTTGATGTTCAAAACTTCCCATGGTGCTTCGGAAGAAGGAGCCACTGATATCTACCTTCGACCTGAAACGGCACAAGGGATCTTTATCAATTTCAAAAACGTGACCCAAATTGCGCGGAAAAAAGTTCCATTCGGAATTGCACAAATTGGAAAATCCTTTCGAAACGAAATCATGGCTCGCCAATTTATCTTTCGCACACGTGAGTTCGAACAGATGGAGATGGAATTTTTCTGTGAACCAGGAACTCAGAAAGAATGGTTTAAGTATTGGGTGGACTACTGCATGGACTGGCTTGTGAATGTGGTTGGTTTAAAAAAAGAAAACTTACGTGTGAGAGAACATGAAAAAGAAGAACTTTCTTTCTACAGTGATTCCACGAGTGATATCGAATACAAATACCCGTTTGGTTGGGGTGAACTTTGGGGTGTTGCATCAAGAACAGATTATGACCTTAACCAACATGAAAAATTTTCTTCTGAAGATTTAAAATACCATGACCTCGATCAAAAGAAAAAATACCTTCCTTATGTCGTCGAACCAGCACTTGGTCTAAATAGACTTTTCCTTGCGGTGTTATGTGATGCATACGAAGAAGAAAAATTAGAAAAAGACGACATTCGTACAGTCTTACGATTTGGAAAACGTGTGAGTCCCATGAAAGTGGCGATTTTCCCATTGATGAAAAAAGACGGACTTGATGCCAAAGCAAAAGAAATTTATTCAGACCTGAGAAACCATTGGTATGTTGACTATGATGAAAGTGGTGCGATTGGAAAACGTTACCGCCGTCATGATGAGATCGGAACTCCATTCTGTATCACCGTAGATTATGACACGATGAGTGACGGAACTGTTACCATCCGAGAAAGAGATTCTATGAAACAAGAAAGGATCCCAGTAACCGAACTCAAATCCTACCTCATCCAAAGAATGGTATAG
- a CDS encoding energy transducer TonB family protein: MDSANSQYLSPWAKKSLTFFLWLSPLFSLGPFFAFGILFAFPKEFRLRLRAIAVISIYILNWILFYPVELLHRSSMEWEVAINSFLATDGITFRLKVGFLIFCFLLLLLNFFHSRHRNQKRELIRSSRIQRDFPGTELRTEMRIRDTKFDTVLLVLVLALIIQFVFLYITESLNPQKNLSPLAPLYDVHQFVFNYSVSVCILLFSFNRNKIPSFISKPYLRYMEGIRIRENWKKAVKTEGKFPLRLELIVKEKAKFRDRIIPGFGHTYVYEYWRGFPILFLTLLLYLFSAVWVFSYISPIFGIQFLAGFGLKPGIPDKDFFVSSQNIAYAVFSLATLVGLYFYSASILEKSFSLENLGIKKDKDGEMEPFFKPGLRKGFRNVLPLSLLFHLVLLCLVFLIPISLQRGKKKEQSTQKNDHFRPEKMEFYFIDPNVPDDTQGLNGGVITGNETENKEKGEKISNEKVADNGPVKGYIKKIRGKKVPPTYSNYISAKMRIPESYMDYWAKAPHPYSSVVAYTITQDGDVIDVELVEASDYPDQDLRTLQLVESLGPLMPPPGTKNDIRVTELFWNGPIDPEFVPTPLQKEMINLFDGRYMEELPE, translated from the coding sequence ATGGATTCCGCAAACTCTCAATACCTCTCTCCTTGGGCAAAAAAATCCTTAACGTTTTTCCTTTGGCTCTCACCACTTTTCAGTTTGGGTCCATTTTTCGCTTTTGGAATCCTCTTTGCCTTTCCAAAAGAATTCCGCTTACGCCTTAGGGCAATTGCTGTCATTTCCATTTATATTTTGAATTGGATACTCTTTTATCCTGTAGAACTTCTACACAGGTCCAGTATGGAATGGGAAGTTGCCATCAATTCTTTTTTAGCAACAGATGGCATTACGTTTCGATTGAAGGTTGGATTTTTAATTTTTTGTTTTCTTTTGCTTCTTCTCAATTTTTTCCATAGTCGTCATCGGAATCAAAAACGGGAATTGATTCGATCCTCTCGAATCCAAAGAGATTTTCCTGGTACAGAACTTAGAACTGAGATGAGAATTCGTGACACAAAATTTGATACGGTGTTACTTGTGCTCGTTCTTGCACTCATTATCCAATTTGTATTTTTATACATCACAGAATCTTTAAACCCACAAAAGAATTTGTCTCCTCTTGCCCCACTTTATGATGTCCATCAGTTCGTATTTAATTATTCCGTATCTGTTTGTATTTTACTCTTTAGTTTCAATCGGAATAAAATTCCATCTTTTATATCGAAACCTTATTTGCGTTATATGGAAGGGATTCGTATTCGAGAAAATTGGAAAAAAGCAGTCAAAACAGAAGGCAAATTCCCACTTCGCTTAGAACTAATTGTCAAAGAAAAGGCAAAGTTTCGTGACAGAATTATACCGGGCTTCGGTCATACTTATGTTTATGAATATTGGCGTGGATTCCCAATTTTATTTTTAACACTTTTATTGTATTTATTTTCTGCCGTTTGGGTGTTTTCTTACATCAGTCCCATCTTTGGAATTCAATTTCTCGCAGGTTTTGGATTAAAACCTGGCATCCCTGATAAAGACTTTTTTGTATCATCGCAAAATATTGCTTATGCGGTCTTTTCACTGGCAACACTTGTTGGTTTGTATTTTTATTCTGCTTCTATATTAGAAAAGTCATTTAGCTTAGAAAATCTAGGAATCAAAAAAGACAAAGATGGTGAAATGGAACCGTTTTTTAAACCAGGTTTAAGAAAGGGGTTTCGAAATGTGTTACCTCTATCTTTATTATTCCATTTGGTTTTATTGTGTCTAGTATTCCTGATTCCCATCAGCCTTCAACGTGGTAAAAAGAAAGAACAATCAACTCAGAAAAATGATCACTTCCGCCCAGAAAAAATGGAATTCTATTTCATTGATCCTAATGTCCCTGATGATACCCAAGGGTTGAATGGTGGAGTCATCACAGGAAATGAAACAGAGAACAAAGAGAAAGGTGAAAAGATCTCGAATGAAAAGGTAGCTGATAATGGACCTGTTAAAGGTTATATCAAAAAAATTAGAGGGAAAAAAGTCCCACCAACTTACTCAAATTATATCTCAGCCAAAATGCGGATTCCAGAAAGTTACATGGATTACTGGGCGAAAGCTCCCCATCCATATTCCAGCGTGGTTGCTTATACCATCACACAAGATGGTGATGTAATCGATGTAGAACTTGTGGAAGCATCTGATTATCCCGACCAAGACTTACGCACATTACAATTGGTTGAGAGTTTGGGGCCACTCATGCCTCCACCTGGAACCAAAAATGACATCCGAGTCACAGAGTTATTTTGGAACGGTCCCATTGACCCTGAGTTTGTACCGACTCCCTTACAAAAAGAAATGATCAACCTGTTCGATGGGCGTTATATGGAAGAGTTACCTGAATGA
- a CDS encoding GNAT family N-acetyltransferase, whose product MIRDLTESDRNQTIELVNQFFRKVNELELDGLFRIRPRAATKFTDIYFKLIGTGKVYMKGYFQDEELVSLVIGRIEEKPHLEEERSLFIDLAVTKLGKKKKGYMSKLLKDVDQWCLEKNIPSIELRAILKNEEAIQFWNQSSFEPFYIRYRKRLPGM is encoded by the coding sequence TTGATCCGAGATCTTACTGAATCTGATAGAAACCAAACCATCGAACTCGTAAACCAGTTTTTCCGAAAGGTAAACGAACTCGAGTTAGATGGTTTATTTCGCATCCGCCCACGCGCTGCCACCAAATTCACTGATATTTACTTCAAACTGATTGGTACAGGGAAAGTATATATGAAAGGGTATTTCCAAGATGAGGAACTTGTCTCCCTTGTGATTGGTAGGATCGAAGAAAAACCCCACCTTGAAGAAGAAAGAAGTCTCTTCATTGACCTAGCAGTCACCAAACTTGGCAAAAAGAAAAAAGGTTATATGTCAAAACTTTTAAAAGATGTAGACCAATGGTGTTTAGAAAAAAACATCCCTTCCATCGAACTAAGAGCGATTTTAAAAAATGAAGAAGCAATTCAGTTTTGGAATCAGTCTAGTTTCGAACCATTTTACATCCGGTACCGCAAACGTTTGCCAGGGATGTAA